One part of the Dysidea avara chromosome 10, odDysAvar1.4, whole genome shotgun sequence genome encodes these proteins:
- the LOC136269131 gene encoding phosphopantothenate--cysteine ligase-like, which translates to MSVGPDEWETYFHNNEPPGNLEDVKSSVDRFVKEHGASNRKIALVTSGGTTVPLESNTVRFVDNFSAGNRGSSSTEYFLLNGYAVIFMHREKSLLPYLRHFHFQNFLDWFKLTSSVEQQASLELSVSSELHDRLVKQLSVYEKVKKENRLLHISFTTVTEYLFLLKAIAKIFDRLGAIGIFYLAAAVSDFYLPAPEMPEHKIQSTGALSITMKQVPKLLSPLVREWAPKAFTVSFKLETNKDLLISKAKQAIERYQHQVVIANQLDTRKRMVVLVTSSDEKIIDMSDAELTQGQEIEQKIVEDIVKQHNLFIASS; encoded by the exons ATGTCAGTGGGACCAGATGAATGGGAAACGTATTTTCACAACAACGAACCTCCGGGTAATCTAGAAGACGTCAAGTCATCCGTGGACCGCTTTGTGAAGGAACATGGCGCGTCTAACAGAAAAATTGCTCTGGTAACG TCCGGAGGAACTACAGTTCCACTGGAGAGTAATACTGTAAGATTTGTGGATAACTTCAGTGCTGGCAATAGAGGTTCATCATCTACAGA ATATTTTCTGCTCAATGGGTATGCTGTTATCTTCATGCACAGAGAGAAATCATTGCTGCCATATTTGCGGCACTTCCACTTCCAAAACTTCTTGGATTGGTTTAAGCTTACCAGCAGTGTTGAACAGCAAGCATCACTGGAAT TGTCAGTGTCTTCAGAACTTCATGACAGACTTGTTAAACAATTGTCCGTGTATGAAAAG GTCAAGAAAGAAAATCGACTACTGCACATATCTTTCACGACTGTTACTGAGTACTTGTTTCTGTTGAAAGCCATTGCCAAAATATTTGATCGTTTGGGGGCCATTGGGATATTTTATCTGGCTGCCGCCGTGTCTGATTTCTACCTCCCTGCACCAGAAATG CCTGAACACAAGATCCAGTCTACAGGTGCTCTATCCATTACGATGAAGCAGGTGCCAAAGTTACTGAGTCCTTTGGTCAGGGAATGGGCACCTAAAGCATTTACTGTCTCCTTCAAG TTGGAAACTAATAAAGATTTGCTGATTTCAAAGGCTAAGCAAGCGATTGAAAGATACCAGCATCAA GTAGTTATTGCTAATCAATTGGACACCAGAAAGCGTATGGTTGTGCTGGTCACCAGCAGTGATGAAAAGATCATTGACATGTCTGATGCTGAGCTAACTCAGGGACAAGAAATAGAACAGAAAATCGTTGAAGACATTGTAAAACAACACAACCTATTTATAGCCTCTTCATAG